The segment AAGGCCAGCGAAGGCGGCTTCCGGCTCGGATAATAAAGGTGGTAACCGGTCCACGGCGGCGTCCAATCCTTGAGCACTCTGATGAGCCGTCCTTCGTCGACATATGACTGTGCGAGTGCCTCGGGCATGTAGCCGAGACCATACCCGTCGAGGCAGGCGTTCAGGATCTGGTTGATGCCGTTGAAGGTCATCTGACCCTCGACGCGGACGCGGATTTCCTCGTTGTCCTTCTCGAACTCCCAGACATAGTTGCCGCCGTGCGTCGGCAGACGGAGATTGATGCACTTGTGGGCGGTAAGCTCCTGCGGAACCTTCGGCTCTTTCCGCTCGGCGAAGTACGACGAGGAGCCGACGACGGCAAAGGCCAGATCGGGTGCGATGCGGACCGCCACCATGCCCTGGGCGACCGTCTGCCCCAGACGGATTCCGGCGTCGTAGCGCTCCGCGACAATGTCCGTCAGGCCGTAGTCGACGGAGATTTCGACATTGATGTCAGGGTACTCCTTCATTACCTTCGCTAGCTTC is part of the Rhizobium sp. CB3090 genome and harbors:
- a CDS encoding LysR family transcriptional regulator, which gives rise to MLRDNVNDLLFFLVVARERSFTRAASQLGVSQSALSHTVKQLEDRMGVRLLTRTTRNVSPTPAGERLLANLAPKFLEIEQELAAVTEMGEKPAGTVKLTAVDYAVDRFVWPKLAKVMKEYPDINVEISVDYGLTDIVAERYDAGIRLGQTVAQGMVAVRIAPDLAFAVVGSSSYFAERKEPKVPQELTAHKCINLRLPTHGGNYVWEFEKDNEEIRVRVEGQMTFNGINQILNACLDGYGLGYMPEALAQSYVDEGRLIRVLKDWTPPWTGYHLYYPSRKPPSLAFSIVLDALRHRD